Proteins encoded together in one Olsenella timonensis window:
- a CDS encoding FtsX-like permease family protein: MAGRRDTSAFARGILRTVRGSLKRFVALATITALGVTMLVGLRAACVDLRNSADAFFDGQSLFDVRVQSTLGLTDDDVAALAALDGVEAAEGGWSETVYTAVGSASEKVDVKALSSSGMNEPLVLEGRLPEAPGEIAVTQRYLKDSGAAIGDTVSFHGDDESGDAVGGDEGTAATDSASTEVFERGEYTIVGSVLDPMEINAGEGTMSFRSSGGSQYSFFVLEDDVVDTSVYTVAYIVVEGADGPLCYSAEYEGVVDDVLQSVEDARAERESARGEQLRADASAEVDDAESEALAELADAEAELDDAQRELDEGRAEVADGQRELDAQREDALGQLDDAQATIDESRRALEEGAAEYEEGLADYEAGLAAYEEALPAAEQQLRDGQAALDAARESIGQIVVDEGSGTTIADLEAMRDEAQEAVDSLPGVIAGMDEQVASLMDGMGALAGGLAGAGLDDGGLGTATQAVRDAWAAVQAVDPSDQGAVDSASERLGSSLSEASSALGAVLSGLDEKIAALEATNPESSQLETLRGFRDQVAPLAEAVSGVDAASLVSGRAQASLALAQAEASLPQLSAAAEQARDAAETELDRRQETIDQGWRDLRDAYDQLEAARALLAQSADEIADGRARLAEGQAELDRQRADALVQLADAQAQLDDALAEIEDGQAELDEGRATFEAERADALQQISDARAEVEDIPDATWYVQDRSSLSSYASVDSDASSIEALGTVLPIVFFVVAVLISLTTMTRMVEEERGLIGVYKALGYGRGRILSKYVLYALAACAIGWLAGTALGFVVLPAIIFTIFSTMYALPGFVYGFDAAYSVVSLALFAAGIVGATALTCRHELRETPASLMLPKAPKAGSRIFLEHVGPVWRRMSFLNKVTARNLFRYKQRFLMTTLGVAGCVALLVTGFGIRDTVLSLSPRQYGDAGVIGYDLMAVTSADDLDAVTDDLLSGDEVGDLAQIYVDSVTVTWGDSKESAQLYVVPDGTDLSAYVSLRDDAGNQIDLDEAGIVATKALEQVMGLAEGDEISLQDSTLAVGSARVGAVGVSYLGDAVYMSERAYEEAFGTTLEPNALLAHLTGSADEQVSHAESLTEDGRLLSVSATQKLVNDFSSAFTLINTVVYVVIVLAAALAFTVVFTLSNTNISERERELATLKVLGFKRPEVHRYINTETLILTAIGVVMGLPLGYALARSLTWILRMPSLYFDVVVDPLTYVIAAAMAFAFTLVVNLITNRALDRVDMVGALKSAE, encoded by the coding sequence GTGGCCGGCCGTCGCGACACGTCAGCCTTTGCCAGGGGGATCCTTCGCACGGTGCGGGGGAGCCTCAAGCGCTTCGTGGCGCTGGCCACGATCACGGCGCTCGGCGTGACGATGCTCGTGGGGCTGCGCGCCGCCTGCGTCGACCTGCGCAACTCCGCCGACGCGTTCTTTGACGGGCAGAGCCTCTTCGACGTGCGCGTGCAGTCGACGCTCGGCCTCACCGACGATGACGTGGCCGCGCTCGCGGCGCTCGACGGCGTCGAGGCGGCGGAGGGCGGCTGGTCGGAGACGGTCTACACGGCGGTGGGCTCCGCCTCGGAGAAGGTGGACGTCAAGGCGCTCTCGTCGAGCGGGATGAACGAGCCGCTCGTGCTCGAGGGGCGCCTGCCCGAGGCCCCGGGGGAGATTGCCGTCACCCAGCGCTACCTCAAGGACTCCGGCGCCGCGATCGGCGACACGGTGAGCTTCCACGGTGACGACGAGTCGGGTGACGCGGTCGGGGGTGACGAGGGAACCGCCGCGACGGACTCCGCGTCGACCGAGGTCTTCGAGCGCGGGGAGTACACGATCGTGGGCTCCGTGCTCGACCCGATGGAGATCAACGCGGGCGAGGGCACGATGTCGTTCCGCTCGAGCGGGGGCTCGCAGTACTCGTTCTTCGTGCTCGAGGACGATGTGGTCGACACGAGCGTCTACACCGTGGCGTACATCGTGGTCGAGGGTGCCGACGGGCCGCTGTGCTACTCCGCGGAGTACGAGGGCGTCGTCGACGACGTCCTCCAGAGCGTGGAGGACGCGCGCGCCGAGCGCGAGAGCGCCCGCGGCGAGCAGCTCCGTGCCGACGCGTCCGCAGAGGTGGACGATGCCGAGTCCGAGGCGCTCGCCGAGCTGGCGGATGCCGAGGCCGAGCTCGACGACGCCCAGCGCGAGCTCGACGAGGGCCGCGCCGAGGTTGCCGACGGCCAGCGCGAGCTGGACGCGCAGCGCGAGGACGCCCTGGGTCAGCTCGACGACGCGCAGGCAACGATCGACGAGAGCCGCCGCGCGCTCGAGGAGGGCGCGGCAGAGTACGAGGAGGGGCTCGCCGACTACGAGGCGGGACTCGCCGCGTACGAGGAGGCGCTCCCCGCCGCCGAGCAGCAGCTCCGCGACGGCCAGGCCGCGCTCGACGCGGCGCGGGAGAGCATCGGGCAGATCGTGGTCGACGAGGGGAGCGGCACGACGATCGCCGACCTCGAGGCGATGCGGGATGAGGCCCAGGAGGCGGTGGACTCGCTGCCCGGGGTCATAGCGGGCATGGACGAGCAGGTCGCAAGCCTCATGGACGGCATGGGAGCCCTGGCAGGGGGGCTCGCGGGCGCCGGGCTCGACGACGGCGGCCTCGGCACGGCGACCCAGGCCGTGCGTGACGCCTGGGCGGCGGTCCAGGCCGTGGACCCGAGTGACCAGGGCGCCGTCGATTCGGCGTCCGAGCGGCTGGGCTCCTCCCTGTCGGAGGCCTCGTCCGCGCTCGGCGCCGTCCTGAGCGGCCTGGACGAGAAGATCGCGGCGCTCGAGGCGACCAACCCGGAGAGCTCCCAGCTCGAGACGCTTCGAGGCTTCCGCGACCAGGTGGCGCCCCTCGCCGAGGCCGTCTCCGGGGTGGACGCCGCGAGCCTCGTGTCCGGTCGGGCCCAGGCCTCCCTGGCCCTCGCGCAGGCGGAGGCCTCGCTCCCGCAGCTGAGCGCCGCCGCCGAGCAGGCGAGAGACGCCGCGGAGACCGAGCTCGACCGTCGGCAGGAGACCATCGACCAGGGGTGGCGTGACCTCCGGGACGCCTACGACCAGCTAGAGGCCGCACGCGCCCTTCTCGCCCAGAGCGCGGACGAGATCGCGGACGGGCGCGCCCGGCTCGCCGAGGGCCAGGCAGAGCTCGACCGTCAGCGTGCCGACGCGCTGGTCCAGCTCGCGGACGCCCAGGCCCAGCTCGACGACGCGCTCGCCGAGATCGAGGACGGCCAGGCCGAGCTCGACGAGGGCCGGGCGACCTTCGAGGCCGAACGTGCCGACGCGCTGCAGCAGATCTCCGACGCCCGCGCCGAGGTCGAGGACATCCCCGACGCAACCTGGTACGTGCAGGACCGCTCCAGCCTCTCGAGCTACGCGAGCGTGGACTCCGACGCCTCCTCGATCGAGGCCCTCGGGACCGTCCTGCCCATCGTCTTCTTCGTGGTGGCGGTGCTCATCAGCCTCACGACGATGACGCGCATGGTCGAGGAGGAGCGCGGGCTCATCGGCGTCTACAAGGCGCTCGGCTACGGGCGCGGCCGCATCCTCTCCAAGTACGTGCTCTATGCGCTCGCGGCGTGCGCGATCGGCTGGCTCGCGGGAACGGCGCTCGGCTTCGTCGTGCTCCCGGCCATCATCTTCACGATCTTCTCGACCATGTACGCGCTTCCGGGCTTTGTCTACGGCTTCGACGCGGCGTACTCCGTCGTGTCGCTCGCGCTCTTCGCCGCGGGCATCGTGGGCGCGACGGCGCTCACCTGTCGCCACGAGCTGCGCGAGACCCCGGCGTCGCTCATGCTGCCCAAGGCCCCCAAGGCCGGATCGCGCATCTTCCTCGAGCACGTCGGTCCCGTCTGGCGGCGCATGAGCTTCCTGAACAAGGTCACGGCGCGCAACCTCTTCCGCTACAAGCAGCGCTTCCTCATGACCACGCTCGGCGTGGCGGGCTGCGTGGCGCTGCTCGTCACGGGCTTTGGCATCCGCGACACGGTGCTGTCGCTCTCGCCCCGGCAGTACGGGGACGCCGGCGTGATCGGCTACGACCTCATGGCCGTGACCTCCGCCGACGACCTCGACGCCGTGACAGACGACCTCCTCTCCGGCGACGAGGTCGGCGACCTCGCGCAGATCTACGTGGACAGCGTGACCGTCACGTGGGGCGACAGCAAGGAGAGTGCCCAGCTCTACGTGGTGCCCGACGGCACGGACCTCTCGGCGTACGTGAGCCTGCGAGACGACGCCGGCAACCAGATAGACCTCGACGAGGCCGGCATCGTGGCGACCAAGGCGCTCGAGCAGGTCATGGGCCTCGCCGAGGGCGACGAGATCAGCCTGCAGGACTCCACGCTCGCCGTGGGCAGCGCGCGGGTCGGCGCGGTGGGGGTGAGCTACCTGGGCGACGCGGTGTACATGAGCGAGCGCGCCTACGAGGAGGCGTTCGGGACGACGCTCGAGCCCAACGCCCTTCTCGCCCACCTGACGGGCTCCGCGGACGAGCAGGTGTCGCACGCGGAGAGCCTCACCGAGGACGGCCGGCTGCTGTCCGTCTCCGCCACGCAGAAGCTGGTGAACGACTTCTCGAGCGCGTTCACGCTGATCAACACCGTGGTCTACGTGGTCATCGTGCTGGCGGCGGCACTGGCGTTCACCGTGGTCTTCACGCTCTCCAACACCAACATCTCCGAGCGCGAGCGCGAGCTCGCCACCCTCAAGGTCCTGGGCTTCAAGAGGCCCGAGGTCCACCGCTACATCAACACCGAGACGCTCATCCTCACGGCGATCGGCGTGGTCATGGGCCTGCCGCTGGGCTACGCGCTGGCGCGCAGCCTCACCTGGATCCTGCGGATGCCGTCGCTCTACTTCGACGTGGTCGTGGACCCGCTCACGTACGTGATCGCTGCTGCGATGGCGTTTGCGTTCACGCTGGTGGTGAACCTCATCACCAACCGTGCGCTCGACCGCGTAGACATGGTCGGGGCGCTCAAGTCCGCGGAGTAG
- a CDS encoding amino acid ABC transporter ATP-binding protein produces the protein MTNAEKDVARPVVSLAHARKSFGANEVLHDISLSVAPGEVVAIIGPSGGGKSTLLRCLTLLERLDGGDLSYEDVAVATGGTYGDKGVLAAARARFGLVFQNYNLFPHFSVLRNVMDAPVCVQGRPRAEAEAEARALLAKMGLAGSEDKVPCQLSGGQQQRASIARALAMHPDIVYFDEPTSALDPELTAEVLRVIKELAAENMTLVIVTHEMGFAREVADRVIFMDGGVIVEEGPAEQVIDHPREERTRAFLAQREGC, from the coding sequence ATGACTAACGCCGAGAAGGACGTCGCTCGTCCCGTGGTCAGCCTCGCGCACGCGCGCAAGAGCTTCGGCGCCAACGAGGTCCTGCACGACATCTCGCTCTCCGTCGCGCCCGGCGAGGTCGTCGCCATCATCGGTCCCTCCGGCGGCGGCAAGTCCACGCTGCTGCGCTGCCTCACGCTGCTCGAGCGCCTGGACGGCGGCGACCTCTCCTACGAGGACGTCGCCGTGGCCACGGGCGGCACCTACGGCGACAAGGGCGTTCTGGCCGCGGCACGTGCCCGCTTTGGCCTGGTGTTCCAGAACTACAACCTGTTCCCGCACTTCTCGGTCCTGCGCAACGTCATGGACGCGCCGGTGTGCGTACAGGGGCGCCCGCGCGCCGAGGCCGAGGCGGAGGCCCGCGCGCTTCTCGCCAAGATGGGGCTCGCCGGCAGCGAGGACAAGGTGCCCTGCCAGCTCTCTGGCGGGCAGCAGCAGCGCGCGAGCATCGCCCGCGCCCTGGCCATGCACCCCGACATCGTCTACTTCGACGAGCCCACGAGCGCCCTCGACCCCGAGCTCACGGCCGAGGTCCTGCGCGTCATCAAGGAGCTCGCCGCCGAGAACATGACGCTCGTGATCGTGACGCACGAGATGGGCTTCGCGCGGGAGGTCGCGGACCGCGTGATCTTCATGGACGGTGGCGTGATCGTGGAGGAGGGCCCGGCCGAGCAGGTCATCGACCACCCGCGCGAGGAGCGCACCCGCGCGTTCCTCGCCCAGCGCGAGGGATGCTAG
- a CDS encoding amino acid ABC transporter permease: MDLLTMTGMLSEGFLVSLQIFALTLLGSLPLGMLVAFARMSRFKPLALLARLYISIMRGTPLMLQMFAIYFVPYYVFGIRLTTDSKWYATVVAFIVNYAAYFAEIYRSGIQSIPRGQHEAAEVLGYSRAQTFVRIVLPQVVKRIMPAMTNEVITLVKDTSLAFSIGVIEMFTVAKQLVASQVSMAPFAIAAAFYWIFNLLIDFVAGRIERKLSYYHD; the protein is encoded by the coding sequence GTGGACCTCCTCACCATGACCGGAATGCTCTCCGAGGGCTTTCTCGTCAGCCTCCAGATCTTCGCCCTCACGCTGCTGGGGTCGCTGCCGCTCGGCATGCTCGTGGCCTTCGCACGCATGAGCCGCTTCAAGCCGCTCGCGCTGCTCGCCCGGCTCTACATCTCCATCATGCGCGGCACCCCGCTCATGCTGCAGATGTTTGCCATCTACTTCGTGCCGTACTACGTCTTCGGCATCCGCCTCACCACCGACAGCAAGTGGTACGCCACGGTCGTCGCCTTCATCGTCAACTACGCGGCCTACTTCGCCGAGATCTACCGCTCCGGCATCCAGTCCATCCCGCGCGGCCAGCACGAGGCAGCCGAGGTCCTGGGGTACTCGCGCGCGCAGACGTTCGTGCGCATCGTCTTGCCGCAGGTGGTCAAGCGCATCATGCCTGCCATGACCAACGAGGTCATCACGCTGGTCAAAGACACGTCGCTCGCCTTCTCCATCGGCGTCATCGAGATGTTCACCGTGGCAAAGCAGCTCGTGGCGAGCCAGGTCTCCATGGCCCCCTTCGCCATCGCCGCCGCGTTCTACTGGATCTTCAACCTGCTCATCGACTTCGTCGCCGGGCGCATCGAGAGAAAGCTGAGCTACTACCATGACTAA
- a CDS encoding transporter substrate-binding domain-containing protein translates to MLNRRSFVLSSLAAAAVAAGTLAGCGGTPAASDDAATTEPTGEAGTGAVDTGTLIVGFDSSYPPYGYVGDDGEYTGFDLELAQEVATRNDWEVQLEPIDWDAKDTMLDSGAINCIWNGFTMEGREDDYTFSEPYMLNGQVVVVRADSGIASFDDLAGKAVITQVDSAAYNVLAGEDATQADLAATFASLETIGEYNTAFMQLESGAVDAVACDLSIAAYQLAAKPDAYVQLDEFLSEEHYAVGFKKGDDATAEAVTEALRAMDEDGFVAELCNKYAADGISYDNWCLE, encoded by the coding sequence ATGCTGAACAGAAGGTCGTTCGTTCTCTCCTCGCTCGCCGCCGCCGCAGTCGCAGCCGGCACGCTTGCCGGATGCGGCGGCACGCCCGCCGCGAGCGATGACGCCGCCACCACCGAGCCCACCGGCGAGGCCGGCACCGGCGCCGTCGACACCGGCACCCTGATCGTCGGCTTCGACTCCTCCTACCCGCCCTACGGCTACGTGGGCGACGACGGCGAGTACACCGGCTTTGACCTCGAGCTCGCCCAGGAGGTCGCGACCCGCAACGACTGGGAGGTCCAGCTCGAGCCCATCGACTGGGACGCCAAGGACACCATGCTCGACAGCGGCGCCATCAACTGCATCTGGAACGGCTTCACGATGGAGGGTCGCGAGGACGACTACACCTTCTCCGAGCCGTACATGCTCAACGGCCAGGTCGTCGTCGTGCGCGCCGACTCCGGCATCGCGAGCTTCGACGACCTCGCCGGTAAGGCCGTGATCACGCAGGTCGACTCCGCCGCCTACAACGTCCTCGCCGGTGAGGACGCCACCCAGGCCGATCTTGCCGCCACCTTTGCCAGCCTCGAGACCATCGGCGAGTACAACACCGCCTTCATGCAGCTCGAGTCCGGAGCGGTGGACGCCGTAGCCTGCGACCTCTCCATCGCCGCCTACCAGCTCGCCGCCAAGCCCGACGCCTACGTCCAGCTCGACGAGTTCCTCTCCGAGGAGCACTACGCCGTCGGCTTCAAGAAGGGCGACGACGCAACGGCCGAGGCGGTGACCGAGGCCCTGCGCGCGATGGACGAGGACGGCTTCGTCGCCGAGCTCTGCAACAAGTACGCCGCCGACGGCATCTCCTATGACAACTGGTGCCTTGAGTAG
- a CDS encoding manganese efflux pump MntP family protein, with amino-acid sequence MGIAELLLIAVGLSMDAFAVSICRGLGMRRLNLRTAAVLALFFGCFQALMPLVGWALGSQLMWLIAPVDHWVAFVLLAFIGGKMLWEAFHEDDEGCGCEDTSAIDLREFLVLAVATSIDALAAGISFAALNVDIVASVSLIGVITFALSFVGVAVGHFFGARYERPASVVGGVVLILIGLKVLLEHLGVLA; translated from the coding sequence ATGGGAATCGCGGAGCTTCTGCTCATCGCCGTGGGACTTTCGATGGACGCGTTTGCCGTCTCGATCTGCCGAGGCCTGGGGATGCGTCGCCTCAACCTGCGCACGGCGGCCGTGCTCGCGCTCTTCTTCGGGTGCTTCCAGGCGCTCATGCCGCTCGTCGGCTGGGCGCTCGGCAGCCAGCTCATGTGGCTCATCGCCCCGGTCGACCATTGGGTCGCCTTCGTGCTGCTCGCCTTCATCGGGGGCAAGATGCTCTGGGAGGCGTTCCACGAGGACGACGAGGGCTGCGGCTGCGAGGACACGAGCGCGATTGACCTGCGAGAGTTCCTGGTGCTGGCGGTGGCGACCTCGATCGACGCGCTTGCGGCCGGCATCTCGTTCGCGGCGCTGAACGTGGACATCGTGGCGTCCGTCTCGCTGATCGGCGTCATAACCTTCGCGCTGTCGTTCGTCGGCGTGGCGGTGGGTCACTTCTTCGGCGCGCGCTACGAGAGGCCCGCGAGCGTGGTGGGCGGCGTGGTGCTCATCCTGATCGGCCTCAAGGTGCTGCTGGAGCACCTCGGAGTGCTGGCGTAG
- the yihA gene encoding ribosome biogenesis GTP-binding protein YihA/YsxC, with product MAGINYQTARFEASYGTVAQLPASTTPEVAVAGRSNVGKSSLLNKLFGRKGLVKVSATPGKTANINFFEVDGIRFVDLPGYGFAKVSQREKQRWADLISGYFAQERSFNLVIALVDIRHDAQRLDHEMVGFLRESDLPFVVALTKADKLGRSKQTQQAAAIARQLGVDREQMVITSSETGMGIDELRRRIAEACL from the coding sequence ATGGCAGGCATCAACTACCAGACCGCGCGCTTCGAGGCCTCCTACGGCACGGTTGCCCAGCTCCCCGCATCCACCACACCCGAGGTCGCTGTGGCAGGGCGCTCCAACGTGGGCAAGTCATCGCTGCTCAACAAGCTCTTCGGGCGCAAGGGACTCGTGAAGGTCTCCGCCACGCCCGGCAAGACCGCCAACATCAACTTCTTCGAGGTGGACGGCATCCGTTTCGTCGATCTGCCCGGCTACGGCTTTGCCAAGGTGTCGCAGAGGGAGAAGCAGCGCTGGGCCGACCTCATCTCCGGATACTTCGCGCAGGAGCGCAGCTTCAACCTCGTGATCGCGCTCGTTGACATCCGCCACGACGCCCAGCGCCTCGACCACGAGATGGTCGGCTTCCTGCGCGAGAGCGACCTTCCCTTCGTGGTTGCGCTCACGAAGGCGGACAAGCTCGGCCGCTCGAAGCAGACGCAGCAGGCGGCCGCCATCGCACGACAGCTCGGGGTCGACCGCGAGCAGATGGTGATTACGTCCTCCGAGACCGGCATGGGCATCGACGAGCTCCGCCGCCGCATCGCGGAGGCGTGCCTATAG
- a CDS encoding fructosamine kinase family protein encodes MGDTFVKTAGYGDNLPGEAAALRWLAAAEPAGGIRIVRVLDVTRDQLVEERVATGSPSAAAARRMGAGLARMHAAGASWYGCAPDGWEGDPWCGRARTPYVAREDAASSWGEFFAEHRIMNYVRALVDRGDFGPEEGELFGRVASRLAAGEFDAPQPRLVEEAGVPCARLHGDLWAGNVLWDADPEAPTGGVLIDPMAYGGHAETDLAMLALFGYPFLDEVLRGYDEVSSIADGWRERVALHQLAPLLLHCVLFGGWYLGEAVSAARRYA; translated from the coding sequence ATGGGAGACACGTTCGTGAAGACCGCTGGATACGGCGACAACCTTCCGGGGGAGGCGGCGGCGCTGCGCTGGCTTGCCGCGGCGGAGCCGGCGGGCGGCATCCGCATTGTCCGTGTGCTCGACGTGACAAGAGACCAGCTCGTCGAGGAGCGCGTGGCGACCGGCTCCCCGTCGGCCGCCGCCGCGCGACGCATGGGGGCGGGCCTTGCGCGCATGCACGCGGCCGGGGCCTCCTGGTATGGGTGCGCCCCGGACGGCTGGGAGGGCGACCCCTGGTGCGGGCGTGCCCGGACGCCGTACGTGGCGCGCGAGGATGCCGCATCGAGTTGGGGTGAGTTCTTTGCCGAGCACCGCATCATGAACTATGTGCGCGCCCTTGTGGACCGGGGCGACTTCGGGCCTGAGGAGGGGGAGCTGTTCGGGCGCGTCGCGTCGAGGCTGGCGGCGGGGGAGTTCGACGCTCCCCAGCCGCGCCTCGTCGAGGAGGCGGGGGTGCCGTGCGCCCGCCTGCACGGGGACCTCTGGGCGGGCAACGTCCTATGGGACGCCGACCCGGAGGCTCCGACGGGCGGCGTCCTCATCGACCCCATGGCATACGGGGGACACGCCGAGACCGACCTCGCCATGCTCGCGCTCTTTGGCTATCCGTTCCTCGACGAGGTGCTGCGCGGCTACGACGAGGTGTCGTCGATCGCGGACGGCTGGCGGGAGCGCGTCGCACTCCACCAGCTCGCCCCGCTGCTCCTGCACTGCGTCCTCTTCGGCGGCTGGTATCTCGGCGAGGCGGTCTCGGCCGCGCGCCGCTACGCCTGA